In Actinoplanes derwentensis, the following proteins share a genomic window:
- a CDS encoding HAD family hydrolase, with the protein MSIEAVVFDLDGVIIDTEEVWEEVRRDYVAEHGREFRPDSQDRMMGMSTGEWSAHLADEVGVPRTAEQVAADVLGRMAGRYRQDLPLIPGSVETVRALGARYRLALASSSARILIDQVLATAGLTGEFEVTLSTEEVPRGKPSPDVYLTAVERLGLTPAVCAAIEDSSNGLRSATAAGLTVVAVPHGVYPPAEDALAGASLVVKAITEVTPEAIAGL; encoded by the coding sequence GTGAGTATCGAAGCAGTCGTGTTCGACCTGGACGGCGTGATCATCGACACCGAGGAGGTGTGGGAGGAGGTCCGGCGTGACTACGTGGCGGAGCACGGCCGCGAGTTCCGGCCCGACTCCCAGGACCGGATGATGGGGATGAGCACCGGGGAGTGGTCGGCGCACCTGGCTGACGAGGTGGGTGTGCCGCGGACCGCGGAGCAGGTCGCCGCCGATGTTCTGGGCCGGATGGCCGGGCGCTATCGCCAGGACCTGCCGCTGATCCCCGGTTCGGTCGAGACGGTCCGGGCGCTCGGTGCCCGTTACCGGCTGGCGCTGGCCAGTTCGTCGGCGCGGATCCTGATCGACCAGGTGCTGGCCACCGCCGGGCTGACCGGCGAGTTCGAGGTGACCCTCTCCACCGAGGAGGTGCCGCGCGGCAAGCCGTCACCGGACGTCTATCTCACCGCGGTCGAGCGGCTGGGGCTCACCCCGGCGGTCTGCGCCGCGATCGAGGACTCCAGCAACGGCCTGCGATCGGCCACTGCCGCCGGTCTCACCGTGGTCGCCGTCCCGCACGGGGTGTACCCGCCGGCCGAGGACGCCCTGGCCGGCGCGAGTCTGGTGGTGAAGGCGATCACTGAAGTGACGCCCGAGGCGATCGCCGGGCTGTGA
- a CDS encoding PQQ-dependent sugar dehydrogenase has protein sequence MTITRLAAAAAGVAVLTACSTSGSSAPPTVDPVPAVSGAPTPAESSADKRSEPDLGAPETVATGLDVPWGLAFRDDGSALVAERDTGRILEIAAGGGKPREVYRVPGVASGGEGGLLGLAIKDDWVYAYFTAADDNRIVRFKLSGGDPEVIFDGIVRGSRHNGGRLAFGPDGMLYVGTGDASEESRSQDRADPSGKILRLTPEGRPAPGNPWAGSPVWSMGHRNVQGLAWDSQGRMYGIEFGQNTWDEVNVIEKGKNYGWPEVEGKGDGDDRFTDPIVQWTTDEASPSGAAVTGGTLYVAALKGERLWTVPLGGGTAKAEFTGVYGRLRTVAVAPDGSLWLTTSNTDGRGDAQRDDDRILRFPAR, from the coding sequence ATGACCATCACACGACTTGCCGCCGCGGCTGCCGGTGTGGCCGTTCTGACCGCCTGCTCCACCAGCGGTTCCTCAGCCCCGCCCACCGTCGATCCGGTGCCTGCGGTGTCCGGCGCCCCCACACCGGCCGAGTCCTCCGCCGACAAGAGGAGCGAGCCCGATCTGGGTGCTCCGGAGACGGTCGCCACCGGCCTGGACGTGCCGTGGGGGCTGGCCTTCCGCGACGACGGCAGCGCGCTGGTGGCCGAGCGGGACACCGGGCGGATCCTGGAGATCGCCGCCGGCGGCGGAAAGCCCCGCGAGGTCTACCGGGTGCCCGGCGTGGCGAGCGGCGGCGAGGGCGGGCTGCTGGGCCTGGCGATCAAAGACGATTGGGTGTACGCCTACTTCACCGCCGCCGACGACAACCGGATCGTCCGGTTCAAGCTGTCCGGCGGCGACCCGGAAGTGATCTTCGACGGCATCGTGCGCGGATCCCGGCACAACGGCGGACGGCTCGCGTTCGGCCCGGACGGCATGCTCTACGTGGGCACCGGCGACGCGAGTGAGGAGTCCCGTTCTCAGGACCGGGCGGACCCGAGCGGCAAGATCCTGCGGCTCACCCCGGAGGGGAGACCGGCTCCGGGGAACCCGTGGGCGGGCTCCCCGGTCTGGAGCATGGGTCATCGCAACGTGCAGGGCCTGGCCTGGGACTCGCAGGGCCGGATGTACGGCATCGAGTTCGGCCAGAACACCTGGGACGAGGTGAACGTGATCGAGAAGGGTAAGAACTACGGCTGGCCGGAGGTGGAGGGCAAGGGTGACGGTGACGACCGGTTCACCGACCCGATCGTGCAGTGGACGACGGACGAGGCCTCACCGAGTGGGGCCGCCGTGACCGGCGGCACCCTCTACGTCGCCGCGCTCAAGGGCGAACGACTGTGGACGGTGCCGCTCGGCGGCGGGACGGCGAAAGCGGAGTTCACCGGGGTGTACGGCAGGCTCCGGACGGTCGCCGTGGCGCCGGACGGTTCGCTGTGGCTGACCACCTCGAACACCGACGGCCGCGGCGACGCGCAGCGCGACGACGACCGGATCCTGCGGTTCCCGGCCCGCTGA
- a CDS encoding alpha/beta hydrolase: protein MRVSVRSLTAAILTLTVLLGHPPRLVLATPVGPSAIRWQPCPEDEKTQCGTMRVPVDWTVPSGPQIELNLARSPATDPKSRIGALMVNPGGPGVSAVNMALDHEYFGAAVQRRFDIVGIDPRGVGRSAPILCDQDLVDERPDPLFDTEAAFTAAGDYNRRLAADCARRSGPVYDHADTVSVVRDMEAVRLALGEQRISFFGASYGTLIGQLYAERYPDRLRALVLDGVMDHSAGADAFLTQTTEAVQAAFDEFVAWCARDTDCALRGRDVKRIWAELIRRATSGELIDPYDPPSRLGVWDLLSAAFSAFYDPQWYSFAHYLKEAYEPAPAGRRALRHGTDLTPHSFPAVMCQDWSLPVGGFTGFRERLRALAVRAPQVRVSPLALTAVAGCLGIAAPPVNPQRPIPTATGPVLVVNSRFDPATAYVWAQQVARQFGPTARLFTYQGWGHVAYTHSACIQAAVDRYLADLTLPAVGASCPAIEPEPFGVG from the coding sequence GTGCGAGTTTCGGTACGATCGCTCACGGCCGCGATCCTCACCCTCACCGTGCTCCTCGGGCATCCACCCCGGCTGGTCCTCGCCACCCCCGTCGGCCCGTCGGCGATCAGGTGGCAGCCCTGCCCCGAGGACGAGAAGACCCAGTGCGGGACGATGCGGGTGCCGGTGGACTGGACGGTTCCGTCCGGACCGCAGATCGAACTGAACCTGGCCCGCAGCCCGGCCACCGACCCGAAGTCCCGCATCGGCGCGCTGATGGTCAACCCCGGCGGCCCCGGCGTCTCGGCGGTCAACATGGCCCTCGACCACGAATACTTCGGCGCCGCCGTCCAGCGCCGGTTCGACATCGTCGGTATCGACCCGCGGGGTGTCGGCCGGAGCGCCCCCATCCTGTGTGACCAGGACCTGGTCGACGAGCGGCCGGACCCGTTGTTCGACACCGAGGCCGCTTTCACCGCGGCCGGCGATTACAACCGGCGGCTGGCCGCGGACTGTGCCCGGCGCAGCGGCCCGGTCTACGACCACGCGGACACCGTCAGCGTGGTCCGGGACATGGAGGCCGTCCGGCTGGCCCTCGGCGAACAGCGGATCAGTTTCTTCGGCGCCTCCTACGGCACCCTGATCGGCCAGCTCTACGCCGAACGCTATCCGGACCGGCTGCGGGCCCTGGTCCTCGACGGGGTGATGGACCACAGCGCCGGAGCGGACGCGTTCCTCACCCAGACCACCGAGGCCGTACAGGCCGCGTTCGACGAGTTCGTCGCCTGGTGCGCGCGGGACACGGACTGCGCGCTGCGCGGCCGGGACGTCAAGCGGATCTGGGCGGAGCTGATCCGGCGGGCCACCTCGGGGGAGCTGATCGACCCGTACGACCCGCCGAGCCGCCTGGGGGTCTGGGACCTGCTCTCGGCCGCGTTCAGCGCCTTCTACGACCCGCAGTGGTACTCGTTCGCCCACTACCTGAAGGAGGCGTACGAACCGGCGCCCGCTGGCCGGCGCGCCCTCCGGCACGGCACCGACCTCACCCCGCACAGTTTCCCCGCGGTGATGTGCCAGGACTGGTCGCTGCCGGTCGGCGGTTTCACCGGGTTCCGGGAACGGCTGCGGGCCCTGGCCGTGCGCGCGCCGCAGGTGCGGGTCTCCCCGCTGGCGCTGACCGCCGTCGCCGGCTGCCTCGGGATCGCGGCCCCGCCGGTCAACCCGCAGCGGCCGATCCCCACCGCCACCGGCCCGGTGCTCGTCGTCAACTCCCGGTTCGACCCGGCCACCGCGTACGTCTGGGCCCAGCAGGTGGCCCGCCAGTTCGGGCCCACCGCCCGGCTGTTCACCTATCAGGGCTGGGGACATGTCGCCTACACGCACAGCGCGTGCATCCAGGCGGCGGTCGACCGGTACCTCGCCGATCTCACCCTGCCCGCCGTCGGGGCGAGCTGCCCGGCGATCGAACCGGAACCGTTCGGGGTCGGCTGA
- the ggt gene encoding gamma-glutamyltransferase, producing MRFLPVLTVLSLTAAGLVVTSAPALAGDRQPTATGYGGAVATVDPTATAVGLEVLRRGGNAVDAAIAAAATLGVTEPFSAGVGGGGFFVHYDARTRKVSTIDGRETAPASATERYFIDPADGLPYDFNEARVSGLSTGVPGTVATWESALNRWGTRSLASALRPAAEVADRGFAVDATFRQQIADIQGAFGRFESTKALYLPGGAPPAVGTIQRNPDLAATYRLIGRKGTGVFYRGAVADDIVRTVQHPPLAAEPVGTWAYPIRPGVLTRSDLAGYRLRHPAPTRSDYRGLTVYGMSTPSSGGTAVGEALNIIEAGQPTLHYYLEASALAFADRNRYVGAYTAKPVLKKLISDDWAEQRACTISPTTALVKPVPPGDLTGTGCATATAGAKVEEGQSTTNLTVADKWGNVVEYTFTIEATGGNAMVVPGRGFLLNNELTDFNFAPTQGTAPDPNLPGPGKRPRSSMSPTIVLKDGKPFLALGSPGGATIITTVLQVLVNRIDLGMTLPEALAAPRGSQRNSAGIQAEPAFRTRYGPDLTRLGHAFAADVAELGAATAIEFTRGGGFIAVAEPVRRGGGAAAVVSRR from the coding sequence ATGCGGTTCCTGCCCGTGCTGACAGTTCTGTCCCTGACCGCGGCGGGACTCGTGGTCACCTCCGCACCGGCACTCGCCGGTGACCGCCAGCCGACCGCCACCGGCTACGGCGGAGCTGTCGCCACGGTCGATCCCACCGCCACCGCGGTCGGGCTGGAGGTACTGCGCCGGGGCGGCAACGCCGTCGACGCGGCGATCGCGGCCGCCGCCACCCTGGGCGTGACCGAGCCGTTCTCGGCCGGGGTCGGCGGCGGCGGCTTCTTCGTCCACTACGACGCCCGGACCCGGAAGGTGTCCACCATCGACGGCCGGGAGACCGCGCCCGCCTCGGCCACCGAGCGGTACTTCATCGACCCCGCCGACGGCCTGCCCTACGACTTCAACGAGGCCCGGGTCAGCGGCCTGTCCACCGGCGTTCCCGGCACCGTCGCCACCTGGGAGTCGGCCCTGAACAGGTGGGGCACCCGGTCGCTGGCGTCCGCGCTGCGGCCGGCCGCCGAGGTCGCCGATCGGGGTTTCGCGGTCGACGCCACCTTCCGCCAGCAGATCGCCGACATCCAGGGCGCGTTCGGCCGGTTCGAGTCGACGAAGGCGCTGTACCTGCCGGGTGGCGCACCGCCCGCGGTCGGCACGATCCAGCGCAACCCGGACCTGGCGGCCACCTACCGGCTGATCGGCCGGAAGGGTACCGGCGTGTTCTACCGGGGTGCGGTCGCCGACGACATCGTCCGGACCGTCCAGCACCCGCCGCTCGCCGCCGAACCGGTCGGCACCTGGGCCTACCCGATCCGGCCGGGTGTGCTGACCCGGTCCGACCTGGCCGGTTACCGGCTGCGCCATCCCGCGCCGACGAGGTCGGACTATCGGGGACTCACCGTCTACGGCATGTCCACGCCGTCCAGCGGCGGCACCGCGGTCGGCGAGGCCCTCAACATCATCGAGGCCGGGCAGCCGACACTGCACTACTACCTGGAGGCGTCGGCCCTCGCGTTCGCCGACCGGAACCGGTACGTGGGGGCGTACACCGCGAAGCCGGTCCTGAAGAAGTTGATCTCCGATGACTGGGCGGAGCAGCGTGCCTGCACCATCAGTCCGACGACCGCCCTGGTCAAGCCGGTGCCGCCGGGTGACCTGACCGGCACCGGCTGCGCCACCGCCACGGCCGGTGCCAAGGTCGAAGAGGGGCAGAGCACCACCAACCTGACCGTCGCCGACAAGTGGGGCAACGTCGTCGAGTACACCTTCACCATCGAGGCCACCGGCGGCAACGCGATGGTGGTGCCCGGCCGTGGGTTCCTGCTCAACAACGAACTGACCGACTTCAACTTCGCCCCCACCCAGGGCACCGCACCCGACCCCAACCTGCCCGGACCGGGCAAACGGCCGCGCAGCTCGATGTCTCCGACGATCGTGCTCAAGGACGGCAAGCCGTTCCTGGCCCTCGGCTCGCCCGGCGGCGCCACCATCATCACCACCGTGCTCCAAGTGCTGGTCAACCGGATCGACCTGGGGATGACCCTGCCCGAGGCACTTGCCGCGCCGCGCGGCTCGCAGCGCAACAGCGCCGGGATCCAGGCCGAACCGGCGTTCCGGACCCGGTACGGCCCGGACCTCACCCGGCTCGGGCACGCCTTCGCCGCCGACGTCGCGGAACTCGGCGCGGCCACCGCGATCGAATTCACCCGCGGCGGAGGCTTCATCGCCGTCGCCGAACCGGTTCGCCGTGGCGGTGGTGCGGCCGCGGTGGTGTCCCGGCGGTAA
- a CDS encoding sensor histidine kinase: MRLDGREAPRADDGYGWIIGPLSPEPPTAATPAFLGAELHHGALTSGSADQLAALAARSAGAANACIQFAEGDELRLYGNWGDWAEITRLGSVVMRTGAPLVVSDASTDDRVPDEVGAYLGHPVHDRMGMVLGVCCAYDHRPREWTAAQVAAVAEAADVATLLIGEQLARYELEQQHRFLDAVLDSLHDGVSACDAAGRVVFVNERMRRLWGDSPVGDVRGLSDVSGTPLDRDELGLFRALRGERVRDVPISASQGRRTRHFLMDAQPIHGLDGRVVGAVQALQDVTRQRRAERFRSCELAVTTALAAAPTIEAAGPRVLEAVVTTLNWVHAELWTVDEQTIEAVARWSAPGWPSGIPVPERLAYGQGLAGRSWQVDKPLWIRDVGRPQSLISPDTSADRLHTALAIPVHDGAGTIGVLTVFADSIEDPEDELVALMSGIAAHLGQFVERRRVEDLKRQLTRSKDEYLALIGHELRTPLTSISAYTELLREADEVTLVKDGPRLIEVIDRNTSSLREIINELLELSALDAGHTEVRRTPMDLSAVVREVVQRARTALDGVPVEIDAELPAELIVPGDRARLRHIVENLLGSAVRFSPDGGHVMVTLRVAGRFAELAVSDAASDVPRAEREHLFTGHFRTARGNDRILPGSGLGLTLSRAVVDKHHGTIELTGDDSGTTVLVRLPIEDR; encoded by the coding sequence ATGCGGTTGGACGGGCGGGAAGCACCGCGGGCCGACGACGGGTACGGCTGGATCATCGGCCCGCTGTCCCCGGAACCCCCGACTGCCGCCACCCCGGCCTTTCTCGGTGCGGAACTGCATCACGGCGCCCTGACCAGCGGCTCCGCCGACCAACTGGCGGCGCTGGCGGCCCGGTCGGCGGGCGCGGCGAACGCCTGCATCCAGTTCGCCGAGGGCGACGAACTGCGGCTGTACGGAAACTGGGGCGATTGGGCGGAGATCACCCGGCTCGGCAGTGTCGTGATGCGTACCGGCGCGCCCCTGGTGGTGTCCGACGCCAGTACCGACGACCGTGTTCCGGACGAGGTCGGCGCCTACCTTGGCCATCCGGTGCACGACCGGATGGGCATGGTCCTCGGAGTGTGCTGCGCTTACGACCACCGGCCGCGGGAGTGGACCGCGGCACAGGTGGCCGCGGTGGCCGAGGCCGCCGACGTGGCGACGCTGCTGATCGGCGAGCAACTGGCCCGGTACGAGCTGGAGCAGCAGCACCGTTTCCTGGACGCGGTGCTGGACAGCCTGCACGACGGGGTCTCGGCCTGTGACGCGGCCGGCCGGGTGGTGTTCGTCAACGAGCGGATGCGGCGGCTCTGGGGTGACTCCCCGGTCGGTGACGTGCGGGGGCTGTCGGATGTCTCCGGGACGCCGTTGGACCGCGACGAGCTGGGCCTGTTCCGGGCGCTGCGCGGGGAACGGGTGCGGGACGTGCCGATCTCGGCGAGTCAGGGGCGGCGGACCCGGCATTTCCTGATGGACGCGCAACCGATCCACGGGCTGGACGGCCGGGTGGTGGGTGCGGTGCAGGCGCTGCAGGACGTGACCCGGCAGCGGCGGGCGGAACGGTTCCGCAGTTGTGAGCTGGCGGTGACGACGGCGCTGGCTGCGGCGCCGACCATCGAGGCGGCCGGCCCGCGGGTGCTGGAGGCGGTGGTCACCACATTGAACTGGGTGCACGCCGAGTTGTGGACGGTGGACGAGCAGACGATCGAAGCGGTGGCCCGCTGGAGCGCGCCGGGCTGGCCGTCCGGGATTCCGGTGCCGGAGCGGCTGGCGTACGGACAGGGCCTGGCCGGGCGTTCCTGGCAGGTGGACAAGCCGCTGTGGATCCGCGACGTGGGCCGCCCGCAGAGCCTGATCTCGCCGGACACGTCGGCGGACCGGCTGCACACGGCGCTGGCGATCCCGGTGCACGACGGGGCGGGCACGATCGGGGTGCTGACGGTGTTCGCGGATTCGATCGAGGATCCGGAGGACGAGCTGGTCGCGCTGATGTCCGGGATCGCCGCGCATCTGGGGCAGTTCGTGGAGCGGCGCCGGGTGGAGGACCTGAAACGGCAGCTGACCCGGAGCAAGGACGAGTACCTGGCACTGATCGGGCACGAGCTGCGCACCCCGTTGACGTCGATCAGCGCCTACACCGAACTGCTGCGGGAAGCCGACGAGGTGACGCTGGTCAAGGACGGGCCGCGACTGATCGAGGTGATCGACCGGAACACCAGCTCGCTGCGGGAGATCATCAACGAGTTGCTGGAGCTGTCGGCGCTGGATGCGGGGCATACTGAGGTACGGCGTACGCCGATGGATCTGTCCGCCGTGGTCCGTGAGGTGGTCCAACGGGCGCGGACCGCGCTCGACGGGGTCCCGGTGGAGATCGACGCCGAGCTTCCGGCCGAGCTGATCGTGCCGGGTGACCGGGCCCGGCTGCGGCACATCGTGGAGAACCTGCTGGGCAGCGCGGTCCGGTTCAGCCCGGACGGCGGGCACGTGATGGTGACGCTACGTGTCGCCGGCCGGTTCGCCGAGCTGGCCGTCTCGGACGCCGCCTCGGACGTGCCCCGCGCCGAGCGGGAGCACCTGTTCACCGGTCATTTCCGGACGGCGCGCGGCAACGACCGGATCCTGCCGGGCAGCGGCCTGGGCCTGACCCTGAGCCGTGCCGTGGTGGACAAACACCACGGCACGATCGAGCTGACCGGCGACGACTCGGGAACGACGGTTCTGGTCAGACTGCCTATCGAAGATCGGTAG
- the trmB gene encoding tRNA (guanosine(46)-N7)-methyltransferase TrmB, with protein sequence MSSRHADAHTELWPLFGLDSPDGDRTPLDLDVLFGRTAPVVLEIGFGMGDATAAMAASDPGRGYLGVEVHTPGIGNLLALAGEQGLTNVRVALGDAMHLVHRLAPGSLDAVHVFFPDPWPKARHHKRRLIQPANVAVFRERLRPGGVLHCATDWPEYALAMAETLDADPGLRRLPESKGDRPETKFERRGSDAGRPITDLRYARI encoded by the coding sequence ATGAGCAGCCGGCACGCCGACGCACACACGGAGTTGTGGCCGCTGTTCGGGCTGGATTCACCGGACGGCGACCGTACGCCGCTGGATCTGGACGTGTTGTTCGGCCGTACCGCGCCGGTGGTTCTGGAAATCGGTTTCGGCATGGGTGACGCCACCGCGGCGATGGCGGCGTCGGATCCCGGCCGGGGCTATCTCGGTGTCGAGGTGCACACCCCGGGCATCGGGAACCTGCTGGCACTCGCCGGCGAGCAGGGGCTGACCAACGTCCGGGTGGCACTCGGCGACGCCATGCATCTGGTGCACCGCCTCGCGCCGGGGAGTCTGGACGCGGTGCACGTCTTCTTCCCCGATCCGTGGCCGAAGGCGCGTCATCACAAGCGCCGGCTCATCCAGCCGGCGAACGTGGCGGTGTTCCGGGAGCGGCTGCGCCCGGGCGGGGTGCTGCACTGTGCCACCGACTGGCCGGAGTACGCGCTGGCCATGGCCGAGACCCTGGACGCCGATCCGGGTTTGCGGCGGCTGCCGGAGTCGAAGGGCGACCGGCCGGAGACGAAGTTCGAACGGCGCGGGTCGGACGCGGGCCGCCCGATCACCGATCTGCGGTACGCCCGGATCTGA
- a CDS encoding TolB family protein — MWKTGLVAVGVTLTVAVGAAEVAYAAPGELPSVVAYVRNGDVYVSQGTGEKRLTTGSGHARPRWSPDGRQLAFLKNGRLWTMRSDGTAARQLSARAAAGPSWSPDGKWLAFASLSCTGGPGVYRIATAATKTAVPEVLFPRDCRGEELPEEAAAVPAGRGVPAPLNERLATDDAVAWSPDGRRLAFRGGDCESTYDACLSVGTLADGSEKTVAAYGGGSLQNRGFAVVPSWRSDGAKLSWTAFQEGETAAESKPVHLVEYDTATGAKRILGSAMDRELAYVDASRAVITSQNSGRSWVTVLGLATGTRVLFRSGSQPSVQPVRR; from the coding sequence ATGTGGAAGACCGGTCTGGTGGCGGTAGGCGTGACTCTCACGGTCGCGGTGGGGGCGGCGGAGGTGGCGTACGCGGCGCCGGGTGAGCTGCCGAGCGTGGTGGCCTATGTGCGTAACGGCGACGTCTACGTCAGTCAGGGAACCGGCGAGAAGCGCCTGACCACCGGCAGCGGGCATGCCCGTCCGCGCTGGTCACCGGACGGGCGGCAGCTCGCGTTCCTGAAGAACGGACGGCTCTGGACGATGCGGTCGGACGGCACCGCCGCACGACAGCTCAGCGCTCGTGCGGCGGCCGGGCCGTCCTGGTCGCCGGACGGGAAGTGGCTGGCGTTCGCGTCACTGTCCTGCACCGGTGGTCCGGGCGTCTACCGCATCGCGACGGCCGCCACGAAGACCGCTGTTCCGGAGGTGCTGTTCCCCCGGGACTGCCGGGGGGAGGAACTGCCGGAGGAGGCCGCGGCGGTTCCGGCCGGCCGGGGTGTCCCGGCGCCACTGAACGAGCGTCTCGCCACCGATGACGCGGTGGCCTGGTCCCCGGACGGGCGGCGGCTGGCGTTCCGGGGCGGGGACTGCGAGTCGACGTACGACGCCTGCCTCTCGGTCGGGACTCTCGCGGACGGGTCGGAGAAGACGGTGGCCGCCTACGGTGGCGGTAGCTTGCAGAACCGTGGTTTCGCCGTGGTGCCGAGTTGGCGTTCGGACGGGGCGAAACTGTCGTGGACCGCGTTCCAGGAGGGCGAGACCGCGGCGGAGAGCAAGCCGGTGCATCTGGTGGAGTACGACACGGCCACCGGCGCGAAGCGGATCCTGGGCAGTGCGATGGACCGGGAGCTCGCTTACGTGGACGCGTCCCGGGCGGTCATCACCAGCCAGAACAGTGGCCGGTCCTGGGTGACGGTGCTCGGCCTGGCGACCGGCACCCGCGTCCTGTTCCGCTCGGGGTCGCAGCCGAGCGTTCAGCCCGTACGGCGGTAA
- a CDS encoding DMT family transporter gives MFTSYLNTVHRARLSLLQVSATGILWGTTGVVVQVVAERTGLGALAIGFYRLAVAAVVLLAIGFPARRRILAAFRAAPAGVIATGVGLASYQGLYFIAVRLGGVSVATVVSLGIAPVLLSAWESLRSRQRPGTATLVASAAAIGGLILIGGATSEPGTATTAGLGLVAAIGSGIVYAVSTAVSRHTTQGVEPLTLTTLSCVIGAVAILPVAAVEGLAFTPSAGPVALLIYAGAITTALAYALFYSGLRHLSGSVAVVVTLLEPLTAALLAVLLIDEPLGVATICGGLLLLGAVAALYLNADGARREDSGTT, from the coding sequence ATGTTCACCTCGTACCTCAATACTGTCCACCGGGCCCGGCTGAGCCTTTTGCAGGTCTCGGCCACCGGAATCCTCTGGGGCACCACCGGCGTCGTAGTCCAGGTCGTCGCCGAGCGCACCGGGCTCGGTGCTCTGGCGATCGGCTTCTACCGGCTCGCCGTCGCGGCGGTCGTTCTGCTGGCCATCGGGTTTCCGGCGCGACGGCGGATCCTGGCCGCGTTCCGGGCCGCGCCCGCCGGGGTGATCGCCACGGGGGTCGGTCTCGCTTCCTACCAGGGGCTTTACTTCATCGCGGTACGTCTGGGCGGGGTCAGCGTGGCCACCGTCGTCAGTCTCGGCATCGCGCCGGTGCTGCTGAGCGCCTGGGAGAGCCTGCGCAGCCGGCAGCGGCCCGGCACCGCCACGCTTGTCGCGTCGGCGGCGGCGATCGGCGGCCTGATCCTGATCGGCGGCGCCACTTCCGAACCGGGTACGGCCACCACCGCCGGACTCGGGCTGGTCGCCGCGATCGGTTCCGGCATCGTCTACGCCGTCTCCACCGCGGTCAGCCGGCACACCACCCAGGGTGTGGAGCCGCTGACCTTGACCACGTTGTCGTGTGTCATCGGCGCGGTCGCGATCCTGCCGGTCGCCGCGGTCGAAGGGCTGGCCTTCACACCGAGCGCAGGCCCGGTCGCCCTGCTGATCTACGCGGGGGCGATCACGACCGCGCTGGCGTACGCCCTGTTCTACTCGGGTCTGCGGCACCTTTCGGGAAGTGTCGCGGTGGTCGTCACTCTGCTTGAACCGCTGACCGCCGCCCTGCTCGCGGTTCTGCTGATCGACGAGCCGCTGGGCGTGGCGACGATCTGTGGCGGGCTTCTGCTGCTGGGCGCGGTGGCGGCGCTCTACCTGAACGCCGACGGCGCACGACGAGAGGATTCGGGAACCACCTGA
- a CDS encoding helix-turn-helix transcriptional regulator, producing MPKTSARLLALLSLLQARRDWPGTLLADRLDISLRTVRRDVDRLRELGYPIAAVKGPDGGYRLSAGTELPPLLFDDEQAVALTIALQVAATSSGDGLADAAARALNTIRQVMPARLRRRVEALQVTAVERPTTRSAAPVDGDVLLAISAAVHAREILRFDYDSPATDRHAPAADRAPAVDRAPRRVEPHHVVTWDGRWYLVAWDLDRAAWRTFRVDRIALRTPNGPRFTPRALPGDDVASYIIGKFRGSSGNGEGGSDGGGWPCQGTVILDRPAAAVALYTREGVVEDAGSGRCRLTLGSWSWPSLAAAIARFDADIEVVGPGELTDAFAHLAGRFTRTATAKGPPT from the coding sequence ATGCCGAAGACCTCCGCCCGACTGCTGGCGCTGTTGTCGTTGTTGCAGGCCCGCCGGGACTGGCCGGGGACGCTGCTGGCCGACCGGCTCGACATCAGCCTGCGTACCGTGCGCCGTGACGTCGACCGGCTCCGCGAGCTCGGCTATCCCATCGCCGCGGTCAAAGGGCCGGACGGCGGCTACCGGCTCAGTGCCGGGACCGAACTGCCGCCGCTGCTGTTCGACGACGAGCAAGCTGTCGCCTTGACCATCGCCCTGCAGGTGGCGGCCACCTCCTCGGGCGACGGCCTGGCGGATGCCGCCGCGCGGGCGCTGAACACGATCCGGCAGGTCATGCCGGCCCGGCTACGGCGCCGCGTCGAGGCGCTGCAAGTCACCGCCGTCGAGCGGCCCACCACCCGCTCGGCCGCACCGGTCGACGGCGACGTGCTTCTGGCGATCAGCGCCGCCGTCCACGCCCGCGAGATCCTGCGGTTCGACTACGACTCCCCGGCCACCGACCGGCACGCCCCGGCTGCGGATCGGGCGCCGGCGGTGGACCGGGCGCCGCGCCGGGTCGAACCGCATCACGTCGTCACCTGGGACGGGCGCTGGTATCTGGTCGCGTGGGATCTCGACCGGGCCGCCTGGCGCACCTTCCGCGTGGACCGGATCGCTCTGCGTACCCCCAACGGGCCGCGGTTCACGCCGCGCGCGCTTCCCGGTGACGACGTCGCCTCGTACATCATCGGGAAGTTTCGGGGTTCCAGCGGCAATGGCGAAGGGGGCAGTGACGGTGGCGGCTGGCCCTGTCAGGGCACGGTGATCCTGGACCGGCCCGCCGCCGCGGTCGCTCTCTACACCCGTGAAGGTGTCGTCGAGGACGCCGGTTCCGGTCGTTGTCGTCTCACCCTCGGATCCTGGTCGTGGCCCAGCCTCGCCGCCGCCATCGCCCGTTTCGACGCCGACATCGAGGTCGTCGGCCCCGGTGAGCTGACCGACGCCTTCGCGCACCTGGCCGGCAGGTTCACCAGGACCGCGACGGCAAAAGGCCCACCGACGTGA